The following proteins are co-located in the Pseudomonas sp. ATCC 13867 genome:
- a CDS encoding 2,4'-dihydroxyacetophenone dioxygenase family protein, with product MHYENIDTAAINDEDLPWIPFAPYSNDVFLKYIKCDPVRGETITLLKAPAGTELPKHHHSGTVIVYTIKGAWKYLEHDWVSREGGVVFETAGTSHTPIALAEYGDEIITLNITQGDLLYFDENDTLFAIENWKTGVERYLAFCEANGIEAKDITSFAA from the coding sequence ATGCACTATGAAAATATCGACACCGCAGCCATCAATGACGAAGACCTGCCGTGGATTCCCTTCGCCCCGTACAGCAACGATGTGTTCCTGAAGTACATCAAGTGCGACCCGGTGCGCGGAGAGACCATCACGCTGCTCAAGGCGCCGGCCGGTACCGAGCTGCCCAAGCATCACCACTCCGGGACGGTGATCGTCTACACCATCAAGGGCGCCTGGAAGTACCTCGAGCATGACTGGGTTTCCAGGGAAGGCGGCGTGGTGTTCGAAACGGCCGGGACCAGCCACACCCCGATCGCCCTGGCGGAATACGGCGACGAAATCATCACCCTGAACATCACCCAGGGCGACCTGCTGTATTTCGACGAGAACGACACCCTCTTCGCCATCGAGAACTGGAAGACCGGTGTGGAGCGCTACCTGGCCTTCTGCGAGGCCAACGGTATCGAGGCCAAGGACATCACCAGCTTCGCGGCCTGA
- a CDS encoding IS1182 family transposase codes for MMGQLPGGQARLFYSFNLEEHVPPQHLLRSIDQCLDLSDLRAHLADFYSPIGRPSVDPELMVRMLVVGYCYGIRSERRLCEEVHLNLGYRWFCRLGLEDEVPNHSTFSKNRHGRFRDSDLFRWLFNEVLRRCMAAGLVKGEGFAVDASIIKADASRQRGVAGDEVDWRDPALSTRAVREYLEALNEEALAEALPKKISFTDPQARWTAAPGGPAFFAYSTNYLIDTAHGVILDVEATPAHRPAEVESTRTMVDRVEAQFDLTPERLIGDTAYGTAPMLAWMVEEKNIEPHVPVWDKTERKDDSLSSNDFHWHQEANEYRCPAGKPLRSEWRAFTQQRSRVTKANTIIYRSSQADCTTCPLKAKCCPNTPIRKIVRSIHEAARDVARRIAKTPEYLVSRCERKKVEMLFAHLKRIMRLDRLRLRGLTGATDEFTLAATVQNLRRMAKLMPHGPPLTG; via the coding sequence ATGATGGGACAGTTACCGGGAGGGCAGGCGCGCCTGTTCTATTCGTTCAATCTGGAAGAGCACGTCCCGCCCCAACACCTCCTGCGCAGCATCGACCAGTGCCTGGATCTCAGTGACCTGCGCGCCCACCTGGCGGATTTCTACAGCCCCATCGGGCGCCCCTCGGTCGATCCCGAATTGATGGTGCGCATGCTGGTCGTCGGCTACTGCTATGGCATCCGTTCCGAGCGGCGATTGTGCGAAGAGGTGCACCTAAACCTGGGCTATCGCTGGTTCTGCCGGCTGGGCCTGGAGGATGAGGTTCCCAATCACTCGACCTTCTCGAAGAATCGCCACGGCCGTTTCCGTGACAGCGATCTGTTCCGCTGGTTGTTCAATGAGGTGCTGCGGCGCTGCATGGCGGCCGGCCTGGTCAAGGGTGAAGGGTTCGCCGTCGACGCCAGCATCATCAAGGCGGATGCCAGCCGGCAACGTGGGGTGGCGGGAGATGAGGTCGACTGGCGCGATCCGGCGCTCAGCACTCGCGCCGTGCGCGAATACCTCGAAGCCCTCAATGAGGAGGCGCTGGCAGAAGCCCTTCCCAAGAAGATTTCGTTCACCGATCCGCAGGCCCGTTGGACCGCAGCGCCCGGTGGCCCGGCCTTCTTTGCCTACTCCACCAACTACCTGATCGACACCGCGCACGGCGTGATCCTGGATGTGGAAGCCACCCCGGCGCATCGGCCTGCCGAAGTCGAGTCGACCAGGACGATGGTGGATCGTGTCGAAGCGCAGTTCGACCTCACGCCGGAGCGCCTCATCGGCGATACCGCGTATGGCACGGCTCCGATGCTGGCCTGGATGGTCGAAGAGAAGAACATCGAGCCGCACGTGCCGGTGTGGGACAAGACCGAGCGCAAGGACGACAGCCTTTCCAGCAATGACTTTCACTGGCATCAGGAGGCCAATGAATACCGCTGCCCAGCCGGCAAACCGCTACGCAGTGAATGGCGGGCCTTCACTCAGCAAAGATCGCGGGTGACCAAGGCCAACACCATCATCTACCGCTCCAGCCAAGCCGACTGCACCACCTGCCCACTGAAAGCGAAGTGCTGTCCCAATACGCCGATCCGCAAGATCGTCCGCAGCATCCATGAAGCGGCTCGCGACGTGGCGCGACGCATCGCCAAGACACCGGAATATCTCGTCTCTCGCTGCGAACGAAAGAAGGTGGAGATGCTCTTCGCTCATCTCAAACGGATCATGAGACTCGACCGTCTACGACTGCGTGGCCTGACCGGTGCCACTGATGAATTCACCTTGGCGGCGACCGTGCAGAACCTGCGACGCATGGCCAAGCTCATGCCTCACGGGCCACCGCTCACGGGATAG
- a CDS encoding nitroreductase family protein yields MIVYEDTKAALLEQRYGSQQKPANIHWNSQVEAMLSHCSVRTFLPKALPDGALETMVAAAQSASTSSALNQWSLVAVTDPELKHQLGQTIARTVPTDRIPWIEDSSALLLWVADASRSAAITLEQGGDPIVLNYLDSFLMASVDVTLAAQNASLAAESMGLGIVFLGVMRNAAKEVAELISLPPFSFVAFGMAVGHPDPSHPGGIRPRPAQPVVLHHNRYDQERYKQYLEGYEAACLQFRQSRDMSEKTWQGAVLASTTSMDYMGGRENLRAMVEEKGFKLS; encoded by the coding sequence ATGATCGTATACGAGGACACCAAGGCCGCGCTGCTCGAGCAGCGCTACGGCTCACAGCAAAAGCCTGCCAATATCCACTGGAACTCGCAGGTTGAGGCGATGCTCAGCCACTGCTCCGTGCGTACCTTTCTGCCCAAAGCCTTACCCGACGGGGCGCTGGAAACCATGGTCGCGGCAGCCCAATCTGCTTCCACCTCCTCGGCCTTGAACCAATGGAGCCTAGTGGCGGTAACCGATCCGGAACTGAAGCATCAACTGGGGCAGACCATCGCTCGCACAGTCCCGACAGATCGCATCCCGTGGATAGAGGATTCATCCGCCCTTCTGCTCTGGGTGGCCGATGCGTCTCGCTCTGCCGCCATTACCCTTGAACAGGGTGGCGACCCAATTGTTTTGAACTACCTCGACTCATTCCTGATGGCGTCCGTCGACGTCACTTTGGCCGCGCAAAATGCTTCGTTGGCAGCGGAATCGATGGGACTGGGCATCGTGTTCCTGGGTGTGATGCGTAATGCGGCGAAGGAGGTAGCTGAATTGATCAGTCTGCCGCCCTTCAGTTTCGTTGCCTTTGGGATGGCGGTAGGACATCCCGACCCATCTCACCCTGGAGGCATCCGCCCACGGCCGGCTCAGCCTGTGGTTTTGCACCACAACCGCTACGACCAGGAGCGCTACAAGCAATACCTGGAAGGCTACGAGGCTGCCTGCCTGCAATTCCGCCAATCGAGGGATATGAGCGAAAAGACCTGGCAAGGGGCTGTTCTTGCTTCGACTACCAGCATGGATTACATGGGTGGACGCGAGAACCTTCGGGCGATGGTCGAGGAGAAAGGTTTCAAGCTGAGCTAG
- a CDS encoding arylsulfatase: MSPKPSPTREVALTLGALLGSSIAMAQESLPFPPVPSASDAKPTLQESRHQKRPAASHLPEDAPNILVIMLDDAGFAQADTVGGAIHTPTLTRIADSGIRYNAFHTTAISSATRAALLTGRNHHRVGNGVIAELATDWDGYTGEIPKSSATLAEVLKQYGYSTAAFGKWHNTPTRDTTAAGPFDTWPTGYGFEYFYGFLAGETSQYEPRLYRNTTPIEPPRNPRYHLSEDLAEQAVNWLQDQQTYAPGKPFFLYWVPGAVHGPHQVNAEWADKYKGKFDAGWDKYREDTFARQKALGFIPQNARMTPRPAELPAWESLSPEQKRYQARLMEVYAGFMEHADTQAGKVLDELERQGKRDNTLVFYVFGDNGASAEGMEGTINELLAQNGIPVPKEQQLKVLDAQYGGLPALGGAKLESMYNAAWAWAGSGPFPGTKLVAGYFGGTRTPLAISWPKRIKADGQVRNQFHHVNDIAPTVYDILDIAPPKVVNGVAQDPLDGISMRYTFTDARTPSRKPPQYFEVLGSRGLYKDGWMASVFGPRKPWVQGFAQFMGWYPESDHWALYDLSKDYSQATDLADQYPEKLAELKAEFDVQAKANHVYPIGAGLYPFLNPSVLAGDGRKEWRFSSRTKRLPEFTAPNLRSRNSSVRASVELKDNASGVVFALGGIGGGVSLYFDQGHVVYEYNDMAIARVKLRSEHPVAPGPAEIEVRTRMTSAKPGAPANLALLVNGEEVATGTTPFTPPLTFTASETFDVAEDLGSPVSLDYFERAPFAFDGQVRDLQVTYTP, encoded by the coding sequence ATGTCCCCCAAACCGTCCCCTACCCGAGAAGTGGCCCTGACACTGGGTGCGCTGCTCGGCAGCTCGATTGCCATGGCCCAGGAAAGCCTGCCGTTCCCCCCGGTGCCATCCGCCAGCGATGCCAAACCCACCCTGCAGGAGTCCAGGCACCAGAAGCGCCCGGCGGCGTCGCACCTGCCCGAGGACGCGCCCAATATCCTGGTGATCATGCTCGACGACGCCGGCTTCGCGCAGGCCGATACGGTGGGCGGAGCCATCCATACACCAACGCTCACCCGCATCGCCGACAGCGGCATCCGCTACAACGCGTTCCACACCACAGCGATCAGCTCGGCGACCCGTGCAGCCCTGCTCACCGGGCGCAATCACCATCGCGTCGGCAATGGCGTCATCGCCGAACTGGCCACCGACTGGGACGGCTACACCGGGGAAATCCCCAAGAGCTCGGCCACCCTGGCCGAAGTGCTCAAGCAGTATGGCTACAGCACGGCGGCCTTCGGTAAATGGCACAACACGCCGACCCGCGACACCACTGCGGCAGGCCCCTTCGATACCTGGCCCACCGGTTACGGGTTCGAATACTTCTACGGCTTCCTGGCCGGTGAAACCTCGCAGTACGAGCCTCGCCTGTACCGCAACACCACACCCATCGAACCGCCCCGCAACCCGCGCTACCACCTCAGCGAAGACCTCGCCGAGCAAGCGGTGAACTGGCTGCAGGACCAGCAGACCTACGCCCCTGGAAAACCCTTCTTCCTCTACTGGGTTCCCGGCGCCGTGCATGGCCCGCACCAGGTGAACGCCGAATGGGCCGACAAGTACAAAGGCAAATTCGACGCGGGCTGGGACAAGTACCGGGAAGACACCTTCGCCCGCCAGAAGGCCCTGGGCTTCATCCCGCAGAACGCCAGAATGACGCCACGGCCGGCGGAGCTTCCCGCCTGGGAGAGCCTCAGCCCCGAACAGAAGCGCTACCAGGCCAGGCTCATGGAGGTCTACGCCGGCTTCATGGAGCACGCCGATACCCAGGCGGGCAAGGTCCTCGACGAACTGGAGCGGCAGGGAAAACGCGACAACACCCTGGTCTTCTACGTGTTCGGCGACAACGGCGCCTCCGCCGAAGGCATGGAGGGCACGATCAACGAACTGCTCGCGCAGAACGGCATTCCGGTGCCCAAGGAGCAGCAGTTGAAGGTGCTCGACGCCCAGTACGGCGGCCTCCCGGCACTGGGTGGCGCCAAGCTGGAGAGCATGTACAACGCCGCCTGGGCCTGGGCGGGCTCCGGCCCCTTCCCCGGGACCAAGCTGGTCGCCGGCTACTTCGGCGGCACCCGCACCCCGCTGGCCATTTCCTGGCCCAAGCGGATCAAGGCGGATGGGCAGGTGCGCAACCAGTTCCATCACGTCAACGACATTGCGCCGACCGTCTATGACATCCTGGACATCGCGCCGCCGAAGGTGGTCAATGGCGTCGCCCAGGACCCGCTGGACGGCATCAGCATGCGCTACACCTTCACCGACGCCCGCACGCCCTCGCGCAAACCGCCGCAGTATTTCGAAGTCCTGGGCAGCCGGGGCCTGTACAAGGACGGCTGGATGGCCTCGGTATTCGGCCCGCGCAAACCCTGGGTGCAAGGCTTCGCCCAGTTCATGGGCTGGTATCCGGAGTCCGATCACTGGGCCCTGTACGACCTGAGCAAGGACTACTCCCAGGCGACCGACCTGGCCGACCAGTACCCCGAGAAGCTCGCCGAGCTGAAAGCGGAATTCGATGTACAGGCCAAGGCCAATCACGTTTACCCCATCGGCGCGGGGCTGTACCCCTTCCTCAATCCCTCGGTGCTGGCAGGCGATGGCCGCAAGGAATGGCGATTCAGCTCCCGGACCAAGCGCCTGCCGGAGTTCACCGCGCCCAATCTGCGCAGCCGCAACAGTAGCGTCCGGGCCAGCGTCGAGCTGAAGGACAACGCCAGTGGCGTGGTCTTCGCCCTGGGCGGCATCGGTGGTGGCGTCAGCCTGTATTTCGACCAGGGGCATGTGGTCTACGAGTACAACGACATGGCCATCGCCCGCGTGAAGCTGCGCTCGGAGCACCCGGTGGCTCCCGGTCCGGCGGAAATCGAAGTACGCACCCGGATGACCAGTGCCAAGCCGGGAGCACCGGCGAACCTGGCCCTGCTGGTCAACGGTGAGGAAGTGGCCACCGGCACCACGCCGTTCACGCCGCCGCTGACCTTCACCGCCAGCGAGACCTTCGACGTCGCCGAGGATCTCGGCTCGCCGGTGTCCCTGGACTATTTCGAGCGAGCGCCATTTGCCTTCGACGGCCAGGTGCGCGACCTGCAAGTGACCTATACCCCCTGA
- a CDS encoding SDR family NAD(P)-dependent oxidoreductase, with product MPITDLTHKKVLITGAASGIGRAAALAFARRKATLLLCDIDSAGLESLRQEVVGAGGECFTYKVDVTDANAVAELATRIHTAQGALDVLINNAGVGYLGRFLDSDLPHWRRVLDINLMGVVHGCHAFIPRMIEAGGPRRVLNVASAAALFPSPSMAAYAASKHAVYGLSEVLKMELSDTRVGVTTVCPGVINTPIVANRKNIAASVAPEQIDRLQDYYRRKGCSPERVAEGMVQAVLKGNDLLLVGPFAQLIFQLRRLSVGLLRRIVLNDARKIGYL from the coding sequence ATGCCGATTACCGATCTCACGCACAAGAAAGTCCTGATCACCGGTGCCGCATCAGGCATCGGGCGAGCGGCCGCCCTGGCCTTTGCGCGCCGGAAAGCCACCTTGCTCCTCTGCGACATCGACTCGGCCGGCCTGGAGTCCCTGCGGCAGGAAGTCGTGGGCGCGGGGGGCGAATGCTTCACCTACAAGGTGGACGTCACGGATGCCAATGCCGTGGCCGAGCTGGCCACGCGCATCCATACCGCCCAGGGCGCCCTGGATGTGCTGATCAACAATGCCGGCGTCGGCTATCTCGGTCGCTTCCTCGACAGCGACCTGCCCCACTGGCGCAGGGTGCTGGACATCAACCTGATGGGCGTGGTGCACGGCTGCCACGCCTTCATTCCGCGCATGATCGAAGCGGGCGGCCCGCGCCGGGTGCTCAACGTGGCCTCGGCCGCCGCGCTGTTCCCCTCCCCCAGCATGGCGGCCTACGCCGCCTCCAAGCACGCGGTCTACGGCCTCAGCGAAGTCCTCAAGATGGAGCTGAGCGACACCCGGGTCGGCGTGACGACGGTGTGCCCAGGGGTGATCAATACGCCGATCGTGGCCAATCGAAAGAATATCGCCGCCTCGGTGGCGCCGGAGCAGATCGACCGCCTGCAGGACTACTACCGGCGCAAGGGCTGCAGCCCGGAGCGGGTGGCGGAAGGCATGGTGCAGGCCGTTCTGAAAGGCAATGACCTGCTGCTGGTCGGCCCGTTCGCCCAATTGATCTTCCAGCTCCGGCGCCTGTCCGTCGGACTGCTGCGGCGCATCGTGCTCAACGATGCGCGCAAGATCGGCTATCTCTGA
- a CDS encoding LysR family transcriptional regulator has protein sequence MDHLAAIRAFQRIVETRSFTKAAAHLGTPRSTLSKALRDLEEHLGTKLLQRTTRSVALTMEGAEYYRRVNRLVSRLDETEAALRDMGAAAKGRLRIDVHSSLANFVLIPALSEFKARYPGIQLALGINDRPVNLIEEGVDCVIRAGELADSSLIAKTIYKDRLVTCASPDYLARAGIPTSPADLEEHHQLVGYFSAATGEVWPLRFRARSEESRISRFDIAANDSAGLVGMLVAGLGVGQTHASVVAQFLTSGALVPVLEEQTSATIPISLIFPPTKRLNARVRVFVDWIVERLSQG, from the coding sequence ATGGATCATCTCGCCGCCATTCGCGCTTTTCAGAGGATTGTGGAAACTCGATCCTTTACCAAGGCTGCCGCACATCTGGGCACGCCTCGCTCTACGTTGAGCAAGGCACTGCGTGACCTGGAAGAGCACTTGGGCACCAAGCTTCTGCAGCGCACTACAAGGTCTGTTGCGCTGACGATGGAAGGCGCCGAGTACTACCGTCGGGTCAACCGGCTCGTGAGCCGTCTCGACGAGACAGAGGCGGCGCTGCGGGACATGGGGGCGGCTGCAAAGGGGCGTCTGCGCATAGACGTTCACTCTTCGCTTGCGAATTTCGTACTGATTCCCGCCTTGAGCGAATTCAAGGCGCGCTATCCAGGCATACAGCTGGCGTTGGGAATCAACGACCGGCCGGTGAACCTCATCGAGGAAGGTGTGGATTGTGTGATTCGTGCCGGGGAACTGGCCGACTCCTCGCTGATCGCCAAGACGATCTACAAGGATCGCCTGGTGACTTGCGCAAGTCCCGACTACTTGGCACGCGCCGGAATACCTACTTCCCCGGCAGATCTCGAAGAGCATCATCAATTGGTTGGTTACTTCAGTGCCGCGACAGGTGAGGTCTGGCCGCTGCGCTTTCGTGCCCGCTCGGAAGAGAGTCGGATTTCACGCTTCGATATTGCAGCCAACGACAGCGCGGGACTGGTTGGAATGTTGGTGGCCGGGCTAGGTGTAGGTCAGACCCATGCTTCAGTTGTTGCGCAGTTTCTTACATCGGGAGCCCTGGTACCGGTGCTGGAAGAGCAAACCAGCGCAACCATCCCCATTTCGCTGATCTTCCCGCCGACGAAGCGCTTGAATGCACGGGTACGTGTGTTCGTCGACTGGATAGTGGAGCGCCTGTCACAAGGCTAA